Proteins from one Malaya genurostris strain Urasoe2022 chromosome 2, Malgen_1.1, whole genome shotgun sequence genomic window:
- the LOC131427175 gene encoding tudor and KH domain-containing protein homolog isoform X1, which produces MYIFAKFTNIYEQNMKTPATIPIILGLSLLSVGGACVYAFLKKKKDDHIDDTSSEDGFSQIAKLVRMISREEIKEIEITLSNTVVPLVIGRKNCTLEHIQHSTKTEIKFRKKDELHQVCEIRGSESGVREAEELIMKEATRQIIFTEEVLVPQTACGKILGRFGDALQEICRKSMAKVWIEGSRTLGENRRIMITGTQDQISVAKSMIDQKVKDDTDIRRSQEQLEIRREPRIRSPTSSITTTPVAREVLPPAVEKLKTTSSSGQLEVFVSAVVSPSRFYLQLIGPQTTDLDILVESMTEYYNQQENRDLHQIRKPYLGQIVAAEFNADGKWYRAEIVAILPNEFKPGEIVLDLSFVDYGDNQYIQPSDVYELRPDFLALRFQAIECFLAQVEPINAVTGEDQWEPSAISRFEELTHAAQWKKLLSRISTYKNKGHRGTREGREGSPIPGVELYDITPDGDVNIALELVSEGYAKMTTNFGDLNRSHVLRLDGGSRTSSFERLNGQSSESTTGSISSIVSTINNSRKTLQQSANEEPISTDSLSPGFLKHNTTSFTELERLENNSKIQTEPPSNEENPNQSSKEDTTIKSFLQAEKTNSNNDSSNTVIINSQNNGTVDSNGMHYDEDNVLVDEKTRRNFDLKQPDSMLLHN; this is translated from the exons TTTACGAATATCTACGAACAAAACATGAAGACTCCTGCAACGATCCCCATAATACTCGGTCTATCGCTTCTGAGTGTTGGGGGTGCCTGTGTATATGcgtttttgaaaaagaaaaaggatGATCATATTGATGATACATCGAGCGAGGACGGGTTTTCTCAGATTGCCAAACTAGTACGAATGATAAGTAGAGAAGAAATCAAGGAGATAGAAATAACATTATCGAACACAGTTGTTCCACTTGTAATCGGGCGGAAGAATTGTACATTGGAGCACATACAGCACAGtacgaaaactgaaatcaagTTTCGAAAAAAGGATGAATtgcaccaagtgtgcgaaattcgAGGATCAGAATCCGGAGTACGAGAAGCAGAAGAATTAATCATGAAAGAAGCTACTAGACAGATTATATTCACAGAAGAAGTATTAGTGCCACAGACTGCGTGTGGTAAAATTTTGG GGAGATTTGGTGACGCACTGCAAGAAATCTGTAGAAAATCGATGGCAAAAGTATGGATCGAGGGATCTCGAACTCTCGGTGAAAACCGTCGCATTATGATTACGGGAACGCAAGATCAAATCAGTGTTGCGAAGTCAATGATTGATCAAAAAGTAAAAGATGACACAGACATTAGAAGAAGTCAGGAACAGTTAGAAATTCGTAGAGAACCTCGCATTCGTTCACCTACGAGTAGCATTACAACCACACCGGTTGCTCGGGAAGTGCTTCCCCCAGCGGTCGAAAAGCTCAAAACGACTAGTTCTTCCGGTCAGCTAGAGGTTTTCGTGTCCGCAGTGGTTTCTCCTAGTCGTTTCTATTTGCAATTGATTGGACCGCAAACTACAGACCTGGATATTCTAGTGGAATCTATGACAGAATATTACAATCAGCAGGAAAATCGCGATCTACACCAGATCCGTAAACCCTATCTTGGTCAAATTGTTGCAGCCGAATTCAATGCAGATGGCAAATGGTATCGGGCGGAAATAGTGGCCATTCTACCAAATGAGTTCAAGCCTGGAGAAATCGTTCTCGATTTGTCATTTGTCGATTATGGTGATAACCAGTACATTCAGCCATCTGATGTGTATGAGCTCCGCCCAGATTTTTTGGCCCTCCGATTCCAAGCGATTGAGTGCTTCCTTGCCCAAGTGGAACCAATCAATGCAGTAACTGGTGAAGATCAATGGGAACCATCAGCTATAAGCCGTTTCGAAGAGCTCACACATG CGGCCCAGTGGAAGAAGCTTCTTTCGCGTATATCAACTTACAAAAACAAGGGACATCGTGGCACTCGTGAAGGTCGCGAAGGATCGCCAATTCCGGGGGTAGAACTGTACGACATCACTCCGGACGGTGATGTGAATATTGCTCTGGAACTCGTCAGTGAGGGTTATGCCAAAATGACAACGAACTTCGGTGATCTAAATCGAAGTCACGTTCTGCGACTTGATGGAGGATCGCGAACATCCAGTTTTGAGAGACTTAATGGTCAATCTTCTGAGTCGACCACTGGCTCAATCTCATCTATTGTTTCAACGATTAATAACAGCAGGAAAACATTGCAACAAAGTGCCAATGAAGAACCCATCTCGACTGATTCGTTGAGTCCTGGTTTTCTCAAACATAATACGACAAGTTTTACAGAGCTCGAAAGGCTTGAAAATAATAGTAAGATCCAAACGGAACCACCAAGCAACGAAGAGAACCCAAATCAATCTTCTAAGGAAGATACTACGATTAAAAGCTTCTTACAAGCAGAAAAGACTAATTCAAATAATGATAGTTCGAATACCGTTATTATCAATAGTCAAAACAATGGTACAGTTGATAGTAATGGTATGCACTACGATGAAGATAATGTGCTCGTAGATGAAAAAACGAGACGAAACTTTGATCTGAAACAGCCAGACAGCATGTTGCTTCACAACTGA
- the LOC131427175 gene encoding tudor and KH domain-containing protein homolog isoform X2, producing the protein MKTPATIPIILGLSLLSVGGACVYAFLKKKKDDHIDDTSSEDGFSQIAKLVRMISREEIKEIEITLSNTVVPLVIGRKNCTLEHIQHSTKTEIKFRKKDELHQVCEIRGSESGVREAEELIMKEATRQIIFTEEVLVPQTACGKILGRFGDALQEICRKSMAKVWIEGSRTLGENRRIMITGTQDQISVAKSMIDQKVKDDTDIRRSQEQLEIRREPRIRSPTSSITTTPVAREVLPPAVEKLKTTSSSGQLEVFVSAVVSPSRFYLQLIGPQTTDLDILVESMTEYYNQQENRDLHQIRKPYLGQIVAAEFNADGKWYRAEIVAILPNEFKPGEIVLDLSFVDYGDNQYIQPSDVYELRPDFLALRFQAIECFLAQVEPINAVTGEDQWEPSAISRFEELTHAAQWKKLLSRISTYKNKGHRGTREGREGSPIPGVELYDITPDGDVNIALELVSEGYAKMTTNFGDLNRSHVLRLDGGSRTSSFERLNGQSSESTTGSISSIVSTINNSRKTLQQSANEEPISTDSLSPGFLKHNTTSFTELERLENNSKIQTEPPSNEENPNQSSKEDTTIKSFLQAEKTNSNNDSSNTVIINSQNNGTVDSNGMHYDEDNVLVDEKTRRNFDLKQPDSMLLHN; encoded by the exons ATGAAGACTCCTGCAACGATCCCCATAATACTCGGTCTATCGCTTCTGAGTGTTGGGGGTGCCTGTGTATATGcgtttttgaaaaagaaaaaggatGATCATATTGATGATACATCGAGCGAGGACGGGTTTTCTCAGATTGCCAAACTAGTACGAATGATAAGTAGAGAAGAAATCAAGGAGATAGAAATAACATTATCGAACACAGTTGTTCCACTTGTAATCGGGCGGAAGAATTGTACATTGGAGCACATACAGCACAGtacgaaaactgaaatcaagTTTCGAAAAAAGGATGAATtgcaccaagtgtgcgaaattcgAGGATCAGAATCCGGAGTACGAGAAGCAGAAGAATTAATCATGAAAGAAGCTACTAGACAGATTATATTCACAGAAGAAGTATTAGTGCCACAGACTGCGTGTGGTAAAATTTTGG GGAGATTTGGTGACGCACTGCAAGAAATCTGTAGAAAATCGATGGCAAAAGTATGGATCGAGGGATCTCGAACTCTCGGTGAAAACCGTCGCATTATGATTACGGGAACGCAAGATCAAATCAGTGTTGCGAAGTCAATGATTGATCAAAAAGTAAAAGATGACACAGACATTAGAAGAAGTCAGGAACAGTTAGAAATTCGTAGAGAACCTCGCATTCGTTCACCTACGAGTAGCATTACAACCACACCGGTTGCTCGGGAAGTGCTTCCCCCAGCGGTCGAAAAGCTCAAAACGACTAGTTCTTCCGGTCAGCTAGAGGTTTTCGTGTCCGCAGTGGTTTCTCCTAGTCGTTTCTATTTGCAATTGATTGGACCGCAAACTACAGACCTGGATATTCTAGTGGAATCTATGACAGAATATTACAATCAGCAGGAAAATCGCGATCTACACCAGATCCGTAAACCCTATCTTGGTCAAATTGTTGCAGCCGAATTCAATGCAGATGGCAAATGGTATCGGGCGGAAATAGTGGCCATTCTACCAAATGAGTTCAAGCCTGGAGAAATCGTTCTCGATTTGTCATTTGTCGATTATGGTGATAACCAGTACATTCAGCCATCTGATGTGTATGAGCTCCGCCCAGATTTTTTGGCCCTCCGATTCCAAGCGATTGAGTGCTTCCTTGCCCAAGTGGAACCAATCAATGCAGTAACTGGTGAAGATCAATGGGAACCATCAGCTATAAGCCGTTTCGAAGAGCTCACACATG CGGCCCAGTGGAAGAAGCTTCTTTCGCGTATATCAACTTACAAAAACAAGGGACATCGTGGCACTCGTGAAGGTCGCGAAGGATCGCCAATTCCGGGGGTAGAACTGTACGACATCACTCCGGACGGTGATGTGAATATTGCTCTGGAACTCGTCAGTGAGGGTTATGCCAAAATGACAACGAACTTCGGTGATCTAAATCGAAGTCACGTTCTGCGACTTGATGGAGGATCGCGAACATCCAGTTTTGAGAGACTTAATGGTCAATCTTCTGAGTCGACCACTGGCTCAATCTCATCTATTGTTTCAACGATTAATAACAGCAGGAAAACATTGCAACAAAGTGCCAATGAAGAACCCATCTCGACTGATTCGTTGAGTCCTGGTTTTCTCAAACATAATACGACAAGTTTTACAGAGCTCGAAAGGCTTGAAAATAATAGTAAGATCCAAACGGAACCACCAAGCAACGAAGAGAACCCAAATCAATCTTCTAAGGAAGATACTACGATTAAAAGCTTCTTACAAGCAGAAAAGACTAATTCAAATAATGATAGTTCGAATACCGTTATTATCAATAGTCAAAACAATGGTACAGTTGATAGTAATGGTATGCACTACGATGAAGATAATGTGCTCGTAGATGAAAAAACGAGACGAAACTTTGATCTGAAACAGCCAGACAGCATGTTGCTTCACAACTGA